The genomic window GGTCGCTTGCGCCCGACAGGCGCGACCCGGGGGCCGCAGCATCGGCCCCCCGGCATTCATGGCCGGTCACCGACCAAGGCATGCAGGCGCAGCGCGTGGCGGGCGGTCAGGTCCAACCCGCAATTGGCCTGCGCCAGACTGGCCGTATCCGAAGCGCCGTCCAGCAGCAGCGAATAGCGGCACATTTCCGTGCGATAGCCGACCCAATGGGCCTGCGCCTGTTGCAGGACCGGCGCCAGAGGCTCGGCCCCCGCATTGGCGCCGTCGCGCTGACGCGCCACTTGCAGGGCCTTTTCCAGCCAGGCGGTCATCAGCATGTCCCATTCGCGCATCTCGGCCACGACACAACCCACCAGCCCAGGCGGATCGGCCGTCTGAAGGCTTTCCTGGCATTGACGCGCCGGCGACCCGACGCAGCCGGCAAGGTCGCCACGCTGCGATGCCGTGCGATCCAGACAGGCAGACAGCGCGGCGGAGTCATAGGGCACCCGGGCCGGGGCCTGCTCGGCCGTGGCAGACATGGGCAGAGCCAGCATCAACGCCGGCACCGCCAGCCAACGCATCAGGCCAGGTCCATCAGCTGGCGGCCGATCAGCATGCGGCGGATCTCGCTGGTGCCGGCGCCGATTTCCATCAGCTTGGCATCACGGAACAGGCGACTGACCACGCTGTCGTTCAGGAAACCCGCCCCACCCAGGGCCTGCACGGCCTGATGCGCCTGCACCATCGCCTGTTCGCTGGCATAAAGCACCGCGCCCGCCGCATCCTGACGCGTCACCTTGCCGGCATCGCAGGCCTTGGCGACTTCGTAGACATAGGCGCGCGCGGTATTCAGCGCCACATACATGTCGGCAATCTTGCCCTGCATCAGCTGGAAGGAACCGATCGGCTGGCCGAACTGCTTGCGCTGCTTGACATAGGGCATCACCTCGTCAAGGCAGGCCGCCATGATGCCGGTGCCAATCCCCGACAGCACCAGACGTTCGTAATCCAGCCCCGACATCAGCACCCGCACGCCGCGGCCTTCCTCGCCCAGGACGTTCTCGAACGGAACTTCGCAGTTGTCGAAGATCAGCTCGCCCGTGTTCGACCCCCGCATCCCCAGCTTGTCGAAATGCGGCGAGGTCGAAAAACCTTTCATCCCCCGTTCCACGATGAAGGCGGTGATCCCCTTGCTGCCAGCCTCGGGATCGGTCTTGGCATAGACTACCAGCGTCTGGGCGTCGGGCGCGTTGGTGATCCAGTATTTATTGCCGTTCAGCACATAGCGGTCGTTCTTCTTTTCCGCCCGCAGCTTCATGCCGACCACATCGCTGCCCGCACCTTCTTCAGACATGGCCAGCGCGCCCACGGCCTTGCCGGAACACAGGTCGGGCAGGTATTTGCGGCGCTGTTCGTCGGTGCCGTTCAGCTTGATCTGGTTCACGCACAGGTTGGAATGCGCGCCATAGGACAGGCTGACCGAGGCAGAGGCACGGGCGATTTCCTCAACCGCGATCACATGCGCCAGATAGCCCATGCCGGTGCCGCCGAATTCCTCGGGGACGGTGATGCCCAAAAGCCCCATCTCGCCCATTTCCGGCCAAAGTTCGTTGGGGAATTCGTTGGTGCGGTCAACCTCTGCCGCGATCGGCTTGACGCGCTCTTGCGCCCAGCGATGCACCATGTCGCGCAGGGCGTTCACATCCTCGCCCAGATCGAATTCCATCCCCGAGGTAAACATCGGCCAGACCCTCCGTTATTGAACGAGCGTTCATTTCGTGCCGTATGCCATCTGCACGGGGGCTGCGTCAAGCCTGTCGTGCGGCGTGGCGGCAATCCTGCGCGCGAGACAGATTCGGCGCAAGCCTTTGCGTGGATTGACATGACCACCCCAGCGCGCCATCCATCCCCGACAGTCCCGGATGCCGCCATGCCCCCTGCCCCCGAATCCCGCCTGCTGCTGTTGCGCCATGCGCCGCTTGCGGTTCCGGGACTGGCAGGGCGACGCGATGCGCCTGCCAATTGTGAAAACCATCAGGCGCTGGCCTGGGCAGCAGCGCAATTGCACAGTGCCGCGACCTTCTGGGCCAGTCCGGCCCTGCGCTGTCGTCAGACCTGCGCCGCAATGGGGATCAAGCCGGAATGGCAACCGGCATTGTGGGAACAGGATTTCGGCAGCTGGGAACAGCCCGGCGCAAGCATGCCGGACCTGGGGGCGCTGTCGCACGCCCAATTGGCCGAGCACCGCCCCCCGGGCGGCGAAAGCTTTCAGGACATGGCCGCACGGGTGCAGCCGGTGCTGCATCAGGCGCGGGGAACGGTGGCGATTGTCGCCCATGCCGGCACCGTGCGGGCAGCGCTGGCGCTGGCGGTCGGCCCCGCCGCGCTGGCCTTTGCCGTTGAGCCGCTGTCGCTCAGCATCCTGATCCGCACCCCCTTCGGCTGGGGGGTCGAGGCCGTGAACAGGCTGCACGCATGATCGCCGGCGACACCACGCTGACCATCGCACTTGTCGCCTTGCTGGTCGATGCGCTGATCGGCTGGCCACAGGCGCTGTATCGCCGTATCGGACATCCGGTGGTCTGGATCGGCCGGCTGATCGCGGCGCTGGACCGGCGCTGGAACCGCGGCCGCGCGCGCGTCCTGCGCGGGGCGCTGGCGGTGGCGGTCACGGTGGTTGCGGCGCTGTTGCCGGCGCTGGCGCTGAGCTGGGTGTTGCTGCCGCTGCCGGGGGGCGCGGTGTTGCTGGGGCTGCTGGCATGGCCGCTGGTGGCGGCGCGGTCGCTTCACGACCATGTCGCCGCGGTGGCGCGCCCGCTGGCAGCGGGCAATCTGTCCGCCGCCCGGGCCGAGGTCGGCAAGATCGTCGGCCGCGACCTGGACGACCAACCCGCGCCCATCGCGCGGGCTGCACTGGAAAGTCTGGCCGAAAACGCCTCGGACGGGGTGGTGGCGCCGCTGTTCTGGGCAGCGATCGCGGGCCTGCCCGGCATCGCCGCCTACAAGGCGATCAACACCCTCGACTCGATGATCGGCCACCGCAGCCCGCGCCACCTGCTGTTCGGACGTGTGGCCGCGCGTCTGGACGATCTGGTGAATCTGCCGGCCGCGCGCCTGACGGCGTTGCTGTTGTTGCTGGCATCCCCGCCCGCAGGCGGCCGCGCTGCCCGCGTCATCTGGCGCGATGCGCGAAGGCACCGCTCGCCCAACGCCGGCTGGCCGGAATCGGCCATGGCGGGCGGGCTGAACGTGCGCCTGTCGGGGCCCCGCAGCTATCAGGGCGTGCAAAACGACGAACCCTGGCTGAACGGGACCGCCCGCGACCCGGACGCGCAGGCGCTGTGGCGGGGTCTTGATCTCTATCGCCGAGCCATCGGCCTGCTGGCGCTGGCGCTGCTGGCGCTGCTGCTGGCCTAGGTCCAGTCGAAGAAATCGGCCGGGGCGCGGCCGCGCAATTCCTCGGCCAGGTCGCGGCCCATGGCGGCGCCGTCGGTGGACAGACCCAGGCGTTCGCCGGCGATCACCTGACTGCCGTCG from Paracoccus sp. SMMA_5_TC includes these protein-coding regions:
- a CDS encoding lysozyme inhibitor LprI family protein; the encoded protein is MRWLAVPALMLALPMSATAEQAPARVPYDSAALSACLDRTASQRGDLAGCVGSPARQCQESLQTADPPGLVGCVVAEMREWDMLMTAWLEKALQVARQRDGANAGAEPLAPVLQQAQAHWVGYRTEMCRYSLLLDGASDTASLAQANCGLDLTARHALRLHALVGDRP
- a CDS encoding isovaleryl-CoA dehydrogenase codes for the protein MFTSGMEFDLGEDVNALRDMVHRWAQERVKPIAAEVDRTNEFPNELWPEMGEMGLLGITVPEEFGGTGMGYLAHVIAVEEIARASASVSLSYGAHSNLCVNQIKLNGTDEQRRKYLPDLCSGKAVGALAMSEEGAGSDVVGMKLRAEKKNDRYVLNGNKYWITNAPDAQTLVVYAKTDPEAGSKGITAFIVERGMKGFSTSPHFDKLGMRGSNTGELIFDNCEVPFENVLGEEGRGVRVLMSGLDYERLVLSGIGTGIMAACLDEVMPYVKQRKQFGQPIGSFQLMQGKIADMYVALNTARAYVYEVAKACDAGKVTRQDAAGAVLYASEQAMVQAHQAVQALGGAGFLNDSVVSRLFRDAKLMEIGAGTSEIRRMLIGRQLMDLA
- a CDS encoding histidine phosphatase family protein, which codes for MPPAPESRLLLLRHAPLAVPGLAGRRDAPANCENHQALAWAAAQLHSAATFWASPALRCRQTCAAMGIKPEWQPALWEQDFGSWEQPGASMPDLGALSHAQLAEHRPPGGESFQDMAARVQPVLHQARGTVAIVAHAGTVRAALALAVGPAALAFAVEPLSLSILIRTPFGWGVEAVNRLHA
- the cbiB gene encoding adenosylcobinamide-phosphate synthase CbiB; this encodes MIAGDTTLTIALVALLVDALIGWPQALYRRIGHPVVWIGRLIAALDRRWNRGRARVLRGALAVAVTVVAALLPALALSWVLLPLPGGAVLLGLLAWPLVAARSLHDHVAAVARPLAAGNLSAARAEVGKIVGRDLDDQPAPIARAALESLAENASDGVVAPLFWAAIAGLPGIAAYKAINTLDSMIGHRSPRHLLFGRVAARLDDLVNLPAARLTALLLLLASPPAGGRAARVIWRDARRHRSPNAGWPESAMAGGLNVRLSGPRSYQGVQNDEPWLNGTARDPDAQALWRGLDLYRRAIGLLALALLALLLA